In Eisenibacter elegans DSM 3317, one DNA window encodes the following:
- a CDS encoding YfiT family bacillithiol transferase: MTNLESLQYPIGRFEPPTHIDSITRTQYIQTLRLFPGQVRSLTTGLSSAQLQVPYRPGGWTVRQVVNHCADSHAQALSRFKLALTEANPTVKPYQEQAWAVLADSQNDNITPALEMLSGIHQRWVILLEAMNQEDFQKNYFHPENQRQYTLDEILALYDWHSRHHLAHIRLALGQPELRLELAFDYHLKTFQSRSNTDNGEVSSQTIFHYRQQGSIVTAQYAGGGILEGQLIGTVDEAGVIQMHYQHLNTQKQLRTGRCQSTPERLPNGKIRLYENWQWTNGDQSSGHSVIEEV; this comes from the coding sequence ATGACCAACCTCGAAAGCTTACAATACCCCATCGGACGGTTTGAGCCACCCACACATATCGACAGCATTACACGCACACAGTACATTCAAACCTTACGACTTTTTCCGGGGCAAGTCCGCAGCCTGACCACAGGTCTTTCCTCAGCCCAACTCCAAGTACCCTACCGCCCAGGAGGGTGGACAGTAAGGCAGGTTGTCAATCACTGTGCCGACTCCCACGCACAAGCGCTTTCTCGCTTCAAGTTAGCACTTACAGAAGCCAACCCTACCGTCAAACCATATCAAGAGCAGGCTTGGGCTGTCTTGGCTGATAGTCAGAACGACAACATCACCCCCGCGCTGGAGATGCTTTCAGGCATCCATCAGCGATGGGTGATTTTGTTGGAAGCAATGAACCAAGAGGATTTTCAAAAAAACTATTTCCATCCCGAAAACCAACGTCAATACACCCTTGACGAGATATTAGCGCTATACGATTGGCACTCGCGCCACCATTTGGCACACATCCGACTTGCACTTGGCCAGCCCGAATTACGGCTTGAACTTGCATTCGATTATCATCTCAAAACCTTTCAAAGCCGCAGCAATACGGACAATGGAGAGGTTTCGAGTCAAACCATTTTTCATTATCGACAACAAGGCAGTATTGTTACAGCACAGTATGCCGGAGGCGGCATTCTCGAAGGACAACTCATCGGCACAGTAGATGAGGCAGGGGTGATTCAGATGCACTACCAACATCTAAACACCCAAAAACAGCTCCGTACAGGGCGTTGCCAATCAACACCGGAGCGCCTGCCCAATGGCAAAATTCGTTTGTATGAAAATTGGCAGTGGACTAATGGAGACCAAAGCAGTGGCCATTCTGTGATAGAGGAGGTTTGA